ATCTGAAGATCCGACCGCCACAATCTCTGTCCGAAAAATGGCCTCCTGTCCCATTGATCATCACTCCTTCCCAGATCCGACCAAGCTCAATCTCTTACAGAGACCCGCCTCGGACATGTTCCCCTTCCGTCTCCCCGTCGTCTTCCCCCGCGTCGCCGCCGCCCACCACCTCCTCTCTCTCCGCACCACCTCTCGCCCACTCTCCTCCCTCGGATCCAACCGTCTCGATCCAAACGGCAGCGTTCTCATCGAAACCACCACCACAACAACTCCCCCCTCCCCCACCCCCGACGTGACCGGCGGAGTCCAAGACATCTACGGCGAAGACGCCGCCACGGAGGACATGCCAATCACCCCCTGGTCCCTCTCCGTGGCCAGCGGCTACACTCTGCTGCGTGACCCGCACCACAACAAGGGCCTCGCCTTCAGCCAGAGGGAGCGGGACGCGCACTACCTCCGCGGGCTGCTCCCTCCGACCGTCATCTCGCAGGATCTTCAGGTGAAGAAGATGATGCACACGCTCAGGCACTATCAGGTGCCCTTGCAGAGGTATATGGCCATGATGGATCTCCAGGAGACCAACGAGAGGCTCTTTTATAAGCTTCTGATCGAGCACGTTGAGGAGTTGCTGCCTGTTGTTTATACTCCTACGGTTGGTGAGGCTTGCCAGAAGTATGGTAGCATTTTCTTGCGTCCGCAGGGGCTTTTTATCAGCTTGAAAGAAAAGTGAGTCTCTTATAGTTCAAGAACATCACTAGGCAGTAATTAGAAAGTTTAtagatttttcttcttttttattttttatatagaaaaattgTTTTGGTTATAACTGATTGTAGCCTAAACCGATTTTAGAATATTGTTTTTTAATCAACAGaccatttttagttttttttcttggacTCATTTTTGTAACCTTTAATAGAGGTAAGATACTTGAAGTGCTGAGGAACTGGCCTGAGAAGAATATTCAGGTCATTGTTGTCACCGATGGGGAGCGCATTTTAGGTTTAGGTGATCTTGGTTGTCAGGCAAGTTGTTTGATTATTTCGTGTTTTGTCTGTGTAACATTTCTCATAGTTTGTAGTAGCATAATAAACCATCCGGGGATTTGAACAGTATCATTAATGTCTTTAGGGAATGGGAATACCAGTTGGGAAACTTTCTCTGTATACAGCACTTGGAGGTGTCCGCCCATCTGCGGTAAGAATCAGCTTTGTTCTCATTCAACCACATTCTCTCATTCATAGTCTTCTCACTATTTATATATTGGTCGCTTGCCAGTGTCTGCCTGTAACAATTGATGTTGGGACAAACAATGAGAAGCTATTGAATGATGAGTTCTACATTGGACTCCGCCAAAGGAGAGCTACTGGAGAGGTAAATGTGCTCCTCTGCACCTTTTAGTAAAACTGTCTTGGGATTAAACCGAACCCTtaatcctcttttttttttttacaggagTACGCTGAACTTATGCATGAGTTCATGACTGCAGTTAAACAGAACTATGGGGAGAAAGTAGTTATTCAGGTTTGCTTTAAGTTCTTAAACATATTGATAAGTGTACTCCCACTAACACAAGTCCACTAACTAGTCTTTTCTGATAAAATTGCAGTTTGAAGACTTTGCTAACCATAATGCTTTTGACCTGTTAGCTAAGTATGGTACAACACATCTTGTTTTCAATGACGATATTCAGGTATATTCTGATTAAGATGTGATACGCACATGTACCAAGTCCTGAAACTGTAATTTCATATACAGGGCACTGCATCAGTTGTGCTTGCTGGACTCATCGGTGCACTTAGATTTGTTGGTGGATCCTTAGCTAACCATAGATTCCTCTTCCTCGGTGCTGGAGAGGTAAGGCTTGGACTTTTCTTTCAGTGAAATCCATTCTGTCAAATGATTTTTCTTGACCATTTTCTTTGTGATGCAGGCTGGCACAGGAATAGCTGAACTAATTGCTCTTGAGATATCAAAGAAGGTAAGCTATAAAAGCTTGTGTGCATTAAGCTACTCTTTTTTTCTAATACGTTTGGTGAATGTAGTGCCAAATTCCATTGGAAGAGGCTCGGAAGAATATTTGGCTTGTGGATTCGAAGGGATTGATTGTCAGTTCCCGTAAAGAATCCATTCAACATTTCAAAAAGCCTTGGGCTCATGACCATAAACCCATAAAGGAGCTCGTTGATGCAGTCAAGGtgtgattgttgttgttgttatgttACCTTTTATTGGTTCTCAGTGTTTTAACACTGAACTACTTTTGATCATTCAGGCAATCAAGCCGACCGTTTTAATCGGAACATCAGGAGTAGGTCAAACATTCACTCAAGAAGTGGTGGAAACCATGGCAGAGCTAAATGAGGTATTATTGTTTCCGCATAACATATGCATTTTTGTGTTGGGGTCCTGACAATAGACTCGAACTTGGTGCGTGCAGAAACCCATCATCCTTTCTCTTTCAAACCCAACTTCTCAGTCGGAATGTACAGCGGAACAGGCTTACACGTGGAGTAAGGTTAACTAGTTAAGATTGTTTACTTATCATGATCAGAGAGAAGAGGATGATTAGTCAACCTTTTGATCCACAGGGACGAGTGATCTTTGCAAGTGGAAGCCCATTTCCGCCGGTAGAGTATGAGGGGAGGACGTTTGTGCCTGGACAGGTTGGGACCTGAGCTATGATAACAACTGATTTTAAAGAGAGTTAGATTCTGACTGTTTTGTGTTTGGACAGGCAAACAATGCTTACATATTCCCTGGGTTCGGACTGGGGCTAATAATGTCAGGGACCATCCGTGTTCATGATGACATGCTTCTGGCTGCTTCAGAAGCTTTGGCTGAGCAACTGATGGAGGAGCACTATGAGAAGGGGATGATATTCCCTCCCTTTAGGAATATCAGAAAAATCTCAGCTCGTATTGCAGCTAGAGTGGCTGCCAAGGCCTATGAACTGGGTAAGTACACACCCCTTAAGCCTTAGTGTTATTTTGTGTTGCTTAATGTAGTGAGTTTTTAAGTGTGATTACATTTGCATACATGTAATAGGATTGGCGACGAGGTTGCCTCAGCCCAAGGAGCTGGAGAAGTGTGCTGAGAGCAGCATGTACAGCCCTTCCTATCATAGCTATCGCTAAGGGGATGATAAGCTTTACACTCTCCCCTCCCATTCTTTCACCATCTTAATATATGTGTTTGTTATCATCAATATTCGCAATAATCTACTAAAACTGCTTCTCTAGAGTCTAGTAGTCATGTTATGTTATGTTGTTTAGCATCTTCGTATCAACATATATGTGCAACTGATTTCGTATGATTTTCCTTTTTAGGAAATTTTCATGATAATCcttttttttctattgattgtTCTTTTTTGTTGAAACCCCAGTATTTCTGTTTCATAATTAGTATTATAATTATAAGCAAGTGTAATACTGCAACACTCATGATGAGACAAAGCAACATATGTTCTTTAATTGGTTCATGCTGAGACGAGGGGTATGGTTTTGTTTATATCCGAAAGCTATGACGGATTTTATTCAGGTCTGTGTGGCGGATACAACTACAAGTCACAAAAACGCAACTTAATGAGGTCATTAAGGCtcccaatttttttaaaaaaatatttatattaaaaaaccaCCAAATTTGTTAAAGgaatttcttttgttaaaaactTACTAAAATGTTTATGACCCTCATCATTTCAGGAACGTCTCTGGTCATATGGTCACTCATCAACCCACCTTTCTGTTTTTGGAACATTATTGTAATGCAATGTACTTGTAAAGAAGGGATCTTTGTGGATTCTTGTGACTGGTCCTCTGCTACCTCAGGGTTGCCTTAAGCCATTTGTTGAGCTGCGTTTGCTATCCTCATTGCACATCTTAAACAGAGAAGAACAATGCACAAGAAACTTCCAATAATTTATCATCACACACACCAAAATGGCTATGTAATATCTGGCCGACATCCACTCGCAGGAAAAAAGAGGATAAGATTATGGATGGAAGCCCATTCTTCTACACCCGGAAAAAGTTCGATCTCAATgcaatatttttgtaaatttttaaaatgtcatGCTTATCGAAAGTTCCATAACATCGAATATTAAAGATAGCTGTCTGTCGTAGTAATATGCCGAAAGGatttatctatatattaaaGATGTCGTATGACGATCTTCGAGTAGAATTACATCATCTCTATATTAAAAGATGTCCTTCGAGTAGAATTACATCATGGAATCACTGTAAccaattttttgttaatataagACATGTTGTAGGGTAATTAATCATCATTTtctgatataaaaataaaattatacaatGTAATTGATGATCAGACTTAAAAAAATATGGGTAGATAATCAAATGTAATTGTTTCTTTACGGGGCCGAGCCTACGGGATTACATTGTTTTGGGCCGACTCGAGACGATTTTCATGCCGAAACACCTTAGTGCGTCTTACATCTCAATATCTATCAAGCTAGTATGTGGCTTAACCACCTGTTTAAACCGTAATCATCAATTGATTAGATACTGTGGTTCACATTCATTGTGATATTTTTAAACGGACAATGAAAAAGGAATCGAGTCAACTCTTTTTATAGATGATATTAAGAATTAAATTCACCGTATTGGTTCGCTAGGAAGTAAAATCAATGTGCGCGACATAAATTATTAGGTTACCAAGATGCGTACGCATAGCTGAACTCCTAACTAAATAACAGTGCCAAAATTCGGTATCTGTCTGATGGatgtagatagatatataaataaatgcaCAACTGTTAATTGTTGTCTCGCCGTACGTGGATATGATATAGAgtatcataccatatgattcaACCATTTCTTGCTTTTCTATCtacattttaatgtttttatttttttgtcaaatatgtgaatatcatataaatatgaaaaggTTTGTGAAAGTTATAAAAGGGTTACAACAAAGTAGGATGGATCtaaatgttttcatattttacgtactaatcaaaatatatatgaacgttttgaaacaaatattttagaGTATATTAACATTGGTAGAACTAGAAAGAACAAAATGCATAGTTTCGACGTATTATATACTAccttttaaagataataaaccaacaatatttttttctttttttttactttgggaATAtttcaggcatataaagagttCCAGACTAATCATAAAGTGGTTGTGCGATAAGATATCGCTTTTCCATCATATACATATGGATGAAAAACAATGTCTCATGaatatgataaattaattaTGCCACTGATTAACTaactgtaatttttttaaaaatcactcCTTTTGACTATATGAATGTCAATCAGCAAGGCTAAATCAATTGGTTCCTAAAATATATGGGATCACACGTTCTTCAAAGTTCAGACGACAAAACTGttgttgaaaacaaaaataaaggtGCATAGCCAGTAACGATTCCTATCACGGACAGTTCGAATAAATGTTTTAGGCTTTATATATGTGTAAGTtttgaacaaaaacaaaagcctTTTCTATGCTATTTTGATAAGCGAGAGATacattatatatgaaaaactTGTTACGTGATTATTGGCTCAGAGTTTGTCATAGTTATTTCatgatgtgtatatatataagtttttaatTTCCATTTATTGCTTCAACGGTGAACGGATTGTAGCCATGTGGGTCTTCTCATTTAATACCAATGTTATCACCTATTTCAAGAAGACATTgatataagattaaaaaaagaagataaaagatCATAACACGTGAAGACGTTGACAATTATGTAGAAATAGTCTCTGTTCTATAAAGTGCGAGCGTATAGATATCTAGGCATCCATCTAGATGGCCAAACTGATCCGAATGAATCAGTTTCTACCAAGTTTATAAGAAGTAGTATCGTTTATTAAAATTACTATGAGCCCTGAGGTTGTAACTAAGAAATGAAATCTAAATGTATGAGAGTGTTAAGACTATTCAACGTTAGTAAGATCGTATAAGGCATGCGTATATTTCTTTATTAACTCGTCATATAAGTTTGTACATCTATAAGACTTAACTGGGTCTTTGACAACCACATATAGTAACTATTTGCCCACAATCTAGAAGTGTCAGCATTTTTAATTTATCCACcgtttttacctttttaaatgatgaagaagatgacagTCTTTAGTTCCCTCAATCTCATTTCCATGTGAAACAGAAATAAACAGTTAGTACGCGATGTTAGATATGCTGCTTTTATTGCGTACACGTATCAGCTTTCTTTTTTaggaaatttcaaaatttattgactaTTCCAATTTGGGATAGGTGTAGAAAGTACAATATTGATCCGAATTTGGATGTACGAACTATGGTAATTAACGCAGTAGATACAAACAGACAAAACGACGTGCAAAACGAGAGAGGACTATTAACATGCAAAATAACAGCAGTTGTGAACAAATTACTAAAAGCGCAAACATTCATGATTTATATGTGTTTATACCTTTTCTCACATGATTATTGTTTACATAACCATAATATATCTCAAGAGACGAgccaaaaacaatttttaaggTCCACTCGTTTTTCAAtccaaaacataaacataatttcaaaaaaagaaattctgtatatataatctttttttttgctacaaaTCTattcattctaattttttttatatgtctATAGGTATTCCTCTAGAAAATTTTCTAGTCTCTTGTGTCATTTGTCTTTGCCTTGCAATGATAATGATCCTAATTATTCATTTAGCCTGTTTGTCTTGCGGACCGGGCATGCTAGTCATCAGGACTCCCTGATAGTTGGAACAGGCGTTATCCCCTCTTTCTGTAACCCAGGGATACCCTTTGCCCTTTGGTCATCCTCGTTACTAATCTCTCATGCAGTCGATGTGACCGTCAATTAATACATTATGCatctatttaattataaaatttggtgAAAGTGTAACATTCATCTTCACCGCAAAATGGATCTCATGAATAAGATCAACTCATTTTCCGTGCTAAATTGGGAGTGCTTCTTCACATCGCTACTCAGCTTACGACTCACTTTTCTCGGTTTAGTTGGGTGTGCTTCAGGCTAATTAAATCTGCATCAAAGCTCTTTAGGAATAATTAATTAGTACCGTTTAGGAATAGTTCTTTCTATCTAATCATATTATTGAGTCAACATATCGAAAGTCTGAAACAAAGGCCAAATGGCATTTGATTGGAAATGTGTCGTTGTTAATTAAAAACACTGGTCCACTAACCAAAACACGTATTGAGATATTAGAATAGCATGtagacaaagaaaaaataagttaTTGTCTTCAATTTATGACAGCAACCAAACCAAACTCCTCACACAAGCGGGAGGAGGactatttatattcataatccAAAGCTGTCAAAGAAACAAGGCTCTCTCACACATATACATTTACTTACATAGTAAACTATGGACCGACGTCGTTCTATTCATCATCACATCATTTCGTATCTTTTTCCCTCTTCTACGTCCATACTATTTTTGTGTATTTCATTCCTTGTGTTTTTTACTACAACCACTAATGCTTTAGTGAGACTTCCGGAGAACACGACCGTTCCAGCTATAATAGTGTTCGGAGATTCAATCGTTGATGCCGGAAACAACGACGATTTGATAACGGAGGCTAGATGTGATTATCCTCCTTATGGTATTGATTTCGATGGTGGAGTTCCTACGGGAAGATTCTCCAATGGAAAAGTCCCCACTGATATTCTAGGTTTGTTTACCTCTTGTTTTACTTTTCTTTCGTTGACTAATCttataaaatgttatcaaaCACTAACCACACATTATATATCTCTATATCGAATGCATTAGCTAAGCTGGTTAATGACTTGCAACCCGTGAACAACTTTATTTCGTACACtcaaataaattaatgtgaACAATAAGAACTAACGTTAAAACACCAAGTTGCAATGTATAATGTAATTAAATTATACTTCGATtctttattaattgtttttatagcGGAAGAATTAGGGATTAAGCCAACTATACCAGCATATCGAGATCCTAATCTAAGACAAGAAGATCTTCTAACCGGTGTAACATTTGCTTCGGGTGGTGCTGGTTATGTTCCTTTGACAACACAAATAGCGGTAGCTAATCCCCACTTCTTATGTTTTAAGTTTAtctaattaacttttaaatataacaaTTAGTTTTTATTGTTAATCGTTAAAAGGGAGGAATACCATTATCGCAACAACTGAAACTTTTTGAAGAGTATATAGAGAAATTGAATGGAATGGTGGGACAAGAGAGGACAACATTCATAATTAAGAATAGCTTGTTCGTTATTATATGTGGTAGTAACGATATCGCAAACAACTTCTTTAGTCTCCCTACGACTCAGCTCCAATACAACGCGGCTTCTTTCACTGCTCTTATGGCCGACAATGCTCGCTCTTTTGCTACGGTAAGAGTAGCTCCAAAATAAGGAGTTCTTCTTTGGTAtctaagaacaaaaataaataaaaaaagataaaaagtagGAGAGAGGTATAACAAGAAGTTTTTAATTTACATGGTTTTAGGACCTCATTTTAACACTTGTCAAGTTAGGaatgattttgttttctaaaaataaataaaa
The sequence above is drawn from the Raphanus sativus cultivar WK10039 chromosome 7, ASM80110v3, whole genome shotgun sequence genome and encodes:
- the LOC130497758 gene encoding NADP-dependent malic enzyme 4, chloroplastic translates to MASCPIDHHSFPDPTKLNLLQRPASDMFPFRLPVVFPRVAAAHHLLSLRTTSRPLSSLGSNRLDPNGSVLIETTTTTTPPSPTPDVTGGVQDIYGEDAATEDMPITPWSLSVASGYTLLRDPHHNKGLAFSQRERDAHYLRGLLPPTVISQDLQVKKMMHTLRHYQVPLQRYMAMMDLQETNERLFYKLLIEHVEELLPVVYTPTVGEACQKYGSIFLRPQGLFISLKEKGKILEVLRNWPEKNIQVIVVTDGERILGLGDLGCQGMGIPVGKLSLYTALGGVRPSACLPVTIDVGTNNEKLLNDEFYIGLRQRRATGEEYAELMHEFMTAVKQNYGEKVVIQFEDFANHNAFDLLAKYGTTHLVFNDDIQGTASVVLAGLIGALRFVGGSLANHRFLFLGAGEAGTGIAELIALEISKKCQIPLEEARKNIWLVDSKGLIVSSRKESIQHFKKPWAHDHKPIKELVDAVKAIKPTVLIGTSGVGQTFTQEVVETMAELNEKPIILSLSNPTSQSECTAEQAYTWSKGRVIFASGSPFPPVEYEGRTFVPGQANNAYIFPGFGLGLIMSGTIRVHDDMLLAASEALAEQLMEEHYEKGMIFPPFRNIRKISARIAARVAAKAYELGLATRLPQPKELEKCAESSMYSPSYHSYR
- the LOC130498023 gene encoding GDSL esterase/lipase EXL1-like, whose amino-acid sequence is MDRRRSIHHHIISYLFPSSTSILFLCISFLVFFTTTTNALVRLPENTTVPAIIVFGDSIVDAGNNDDLITEARCDYPPYGIDFDGGVPTGRFSNGKVPTDILAEELGIKPTIPAYRDPNLRQEDLLTGVTFASGGAGYVPLTTQIAGGIPLSQQLKLFEEYIEKLNGMVGQERTTFIIKNSLFVIICGSNDIANNFFSLPTTQLQYNAASFTALMADNARSFATFDRRPPPVVPRSPLPAASVEAAWSPPYGECSSNGLQLFSSVVSVIESGYVGK